The genomic DNA ACTCCCGGCGAGATCGGCGAACTGGCCGTCCGCGGGCCGAACGTGATGAAGGGGTACTGGAACCGCCCGGAGGAGACGGCAGCCACCATCCCGGACGGCTGGCTGCGCAGCGGCGACCTCGCACACCGGGACGAGGACGGCTACCTGTACATCGTCGACCGCAAGAAGGACATGATCATCCGCGGCGGCTACAACGTCTACCCGCGCGAGATCGAGGAAGTGCTCCACGAACACCCGGCCGTCGCGCTGGCCGCGGTGGTGGGCCTGGCCGACGCGCATCTTGGCGAGGAGATAGCGGCCGCGGTGGTGCTGCGCCCGAAGGCGCAGGCCACGCCCGACGAGCTCCGGCAGTTCGTCAAGGAGCGGGTGGCGGCGTACAAATACCCGCGCGAGGTGTGGCTCGTGGACACGCTGCCGACCGGCCCCAGTGGCAAGATTCTCAAAAGGGAGATCAGCGCGCCGACGGGGTGAGGTCAATGTGGTTGAGTCAGCCGGGTGACGAGTAGCAACGCCGACGCGTTCCCGGGTTCTCGAGGGCGCCCCGGCCGACGGCGGCACTAGGCAGGGCAGATCGGTTACGCCTGTTCCGGTACCAACGCCCTCCCCTGACCCGTGTCCGGCACTTCTCCGAACGCAAGCGGGCCGAGAAGAAACAGCACAAGCAGGCCGTGCTCGCCCTGGCTCGACGACGGGCCCGCCGCCGTCATGGCGACGCTGGCCGCGAGCGGAGCGGCGCTGGTGGGCCTGCCGCCTCTGGTGTGAGGGAGAACCGGTCTCTTCCCAGAGGAACCGGCCTCTCTGCCGCGTCATCCGATCGCTCGTACCGCCGACTCGGTCAGAGCGGTCTCGGTGGCCGTTGCGCCACGTCGTGCGTTTCCCGGAGTGCTCGCCCGGGACGGCTCCGATGACCTCGGTCGCCTCGGCCTCGATGAGCTCCTGCAGGATGCGCTCGCACAGCAGCCTGATCGTCTCAACTCCACCGGTGCGTAGTGACTGCAGCAGCCGCATCAGGTCAGACTGGGACAAGGCCATTGCGTGCTCCTCCGGTCGAACTTCCCGTTCACCACGGAGACTTGCGCGATGGCCGGCCCTTGTTCAGGGAGCAGACAGCGACAGCGGGTGCACGCCCCGGGCAGACACCCGCGCGCTCACGACCCTCGACCGGCTGCACCACTCGGCGGGACGCCATTCATGCCGTGGGTTCGGACTCGCGGCCCTCACGCTCACGGACCTTCCCGCGCAGCCGGTCGTGGAACTCTGCGATCAGCCCGTGCTCGCGCCAGCGGCGGAAAAAGGCGTAAACCCGGCCGCAGTCGGGGAAGTCCGCGGGCATCGCCCGCCACGAGATCCCGCCCGCGACCAGATAGCGGATCGCGTCCAACAGCTGCCGGTGACAGTAGCCCTCGGGCCGGCCGCCCCGGCCCCGCAGTCAGGCCGGCACCGGCAGCAACGGCCGGATGGCTGCCCACTCCGCGTCCGACATGTCCGACGGATACCGGCGCACCCGATCGGGATGATCGGCCGCGTTGCCGTACACGTGCGCGAGACAATCGCACGACACAGCGGGCGAGTTGAAGTCAACGGGCTCGGGCGCGTACAACAACGACAACAGGGCCTCCGGGAACCGCTCGGAATGGGATCGCGCCCCCGAGCTACCAGGGAGCCCTGCCTTCATGCGCGTACCGCCAGAAGATCACCCGACCAGGAACTCCGTTCGACCCACACGTTCCTAGATCGGTTGAGATACGGCTTCTGACACCCAAGAGCTTGAAGCGGCCCCGGCTTCCCGTCTCGCATCGCTCCCGCCGATGATGATGGGGCGGCGATCTCCTTCACTCCTCGCCACGAGTCACACCACCTCAGGTCGTTGACTGACCGTGACAGTGTTCCTCTGACGGCATCGAGTCCCATTCGGTATGGGCGCCGTCGCGCGGCACCATGAACAACGGACGAGACCGCAGGACCTGCCCGACGCGTTGCCCGCGCATGACGACCCCGGGATCGTCCGGTCCTGCGTATCCCTCTGGCGTGTAGCGAAAGTGTCCGTCCACCGCCTCGGCATGGGCGATTTCCTCGCTTTCCAGTTCCCGTAGCTCCCTTCCGACCAGCGAGATTCCGTCGTGCTCGACCTGGGGACCGTGGACGGCGTCGGCAGCGATGCAGAACAATCCCGCAGCCTGGCTCACGTATGCCGTAACGGCGGGTGGAACAGGGGCCGCCCCACGATGGACCTCGATCTTCCACGTCGGCGAGAAGATCGCGTGGTCCCGTGGGCAATCGCCCACCCTTGTCCGGCCGAGAACCTGAGCCGCCTCGACCACTTCATCGACAGTCATGCCGAACCGGAGCGGTCCGACGCCCACCTTGGGTGCGTAGGACCACTCAACCCTGTCGGCGACTCCGGAATCGGCTTCGGCCTTGAACGTCATAGTCGCTCCATGGAGACACCTGTGATCTTGCCGCCCCCATCATGTCAATCGCTGACCAACAGCCCAGTGCCGCGCGGTAGGGGTGAGTCGCAGGCGAGCAGGAGTCCTTCGAGGAGGGGCAGTTCGATGCAACCGCAGATCACGAGCTGCTGCAGCAGTCCGAGCGTGATGCCCTCATACCGCAGGGCCCACTCGGCCAAGCCCGCCCAGCTGCAGCCCAGGCCGCTTCAGAAGGCAGGAGGCTCGACGACAGGGGCGGCCGACACCGTGCCCGCCGGTAGTTTGCCGTGGGCCTCCCACAGCCGGGCCGTCGGGATGTCCACCGGATAGCCCTCGATGAGCACCGCCGACTTGCTGGTCACCGACCCGGATGCCTCGGTGAAGCCGCTCATCCAGTTCAGGTCCGCGTCCTCGAGCATCAGGTGGTCCCGCCTCGACATGGCCTTGACATACCAGTCCGACAGCATGTGCCCGGCCTGGACGATCTGCCGGTCGGGATCGGAGAGCGCGTAGCGGCCACGCATCGGCCGGCCCGAGCGGGCGATGAAGGAGCCCTTCTGCCACTGCCCGTCCGCGTCGAGGAGGAAGTCGAGCAGTGACTCCTTTCCCGAGGCCCGTTGGGCCAGCAGTCGTCTGCGCATGGCCTCCATGAACGCCGACTTCGAGGAGTAGTGCGGCAGCACGCTGGCCTTCAGCGTCACCGGAAGGGTTTCCTCTGCGGAGGACACTGCGGACGGCAGGCTCTGCTTTCGCAGGGTGCTCCAGGCGCCCATCTCCTGGCCCACCTCTTCGGCGGTCATCGGCGTCGGGCACTCGCCCCACATCCGCAGGAACGCGTTGGTCTCCCGCTCGCTGAGCCCCAGCGTCCGGGCCTGCGCCCGGACGGCGTCCAGGTCGGCGATGGCGCGCAGATAGGAGTTCTTCAGGGTCGCGAGGTCCTTGGCCATCTCCGGCGCGGCGAACCGTGCCGCGTCGAGGCCCAGTGTGCTCGCCGTCTGTCCTGGGGCCGAGGGTTGTTCGGCCGCCGCCGATGAGGGTGCGCCGGGTTGTGCTGTGGGTTCGGCCACCGTCGCTGAGGGGGCGCCGGGCTGTGCCTTCTGTTCGGCCGACGGCCCCGCGAAGTCCCCGGCCAGCACGACGTCGGCCCCCTGGGTGGTCGGCACATCCTGCAAGCTCGACCGTGCGCCCGGCACGCCCAGTTCGACAACCGGGGCAGTGCCTCCCGTCCCCGCCATCCTCAGCGCCCGTACCTGCGACAGTCCCAGGGACAAGCCCAGCGCGAGAGGCCGCACACGCGCCGCTATACCGCGGCCGATGTTGCCCGCCCTCGTCCGCACTCCGTGACCGAACTCGAAGGCACGCCGCTCCGCGCCGGCTCCGAGGCCGGCGCGTTCGTGCAAGAGGGAACCGATCGCCGCGGATCTCGCCGCCGTGGTGAAGGCGTGCTCCGCGTCGCCGGTGCGCAGGTATTCGACGCCGCCCTCCGCGGCCGCGGGCAGACCCACGCCCACCAGGCGCCGCATCGCGGGGGAACTCAGCCCTTGGCTGTACCCCCCGGCGAAACCGCCCAGCGCTCCCAGTCCCAGGTTCGGCAGTACGCCGCGCAAGGCGGCCTCCGCACGGGTCATCCCCTCGGGCGGCGCATTGAGTGCGGCCCCGGTCAGGCCGCCGACGACGTTGCCGCCGCCCTGCGCCACGGCGCTGCGCACCATCGTCTGTGCCCGCGACATCCGCACCGCGTGAAGCCCGAGGTTGCGAGCGAAGCCCGTGGCCGCGCCGGCACCGGCGCCGGTCTGGAGGCCCTCGATCCCGACCCGTTGGCCTTCTTCAAGTCCGGCCCGCAGCACCTGTCGTGCCGATCCGCCGGAGACCGCTTCCCCGCCCGCACCGCCCACAAAGCCGAGTCCGGCGCCGCCCGCGCCGACCATGCCCGCCGTGCCCGCCGTGGTGAGCGCGGTCGCCGTCAGGCCGGTCGCGCCCATGCCCGCCACCGCCGAGGCGGCGAGGGGTGCCGCGATGATCGCTCCGGCCGCCAGGGCGACGGTGTAGGAAAGATTGCGTACGGTCGTCAGCGCGTCGGCGATGTCACCGGCCGCCGCCTCGGCCTTGCCCACACCGGCGTTGACAACGGCTCGCGCCTGTTCCGCCTGCGCCGTCGCGGCGAGCACTGCCTCGCCCATCGCCACCAGGGCTCCCTGCCGACGGGCCTTGTCGAAGTCGCGCAGGGCCGCCACGGCCTCCAGCCACGGGTCCCGCACCCGGTCCTGGACCTCGTAGGGCTCCTCGCCGCCTACCACGCTGCCGGCGAAGCCGACGTACGGCTGCTCCTCGTAGTTCAGGTGCAGGTGGTGCCGCATGCGCTCGTCGGTGGCCGCGTTCATGGTGCGGATCCCCCGGGCGGCGTCGGCGAGCGCGGCTACCGTCTGCTCGCGCACCTGGTCGGCCAACTCCTGCGGGAACAGGAGCATTTCGTCACGGTGGATGACGTACGCCATGCCGGGCTGCTCGACGGAGGGACGGATACCCTCGATGGTCCTGAGGTTGTCGACGAGACCCGAGCTCTGCTCGGCCACCGGTGTGAAGGCCTCCGTCAGGCGGGCCTGGCGGCGCTCGCCGCTCGCCCTGGCCAGGTCGGCGGCGAGGTGCGGCGCGAGTTCCTTGAGTTCCTGCCGCAGCAGGGCCCGGTCCTGCCGGGAGAGGTCGGGGCGCTGCAGCCAGGCGGTGATGCGGTCGACCTCGGTACGGGCCTCCACGGCGTCGGCCGGCACTGTGCTGGTGCGTTCGGCGAGGACGCGGGGCATGGGGACCTGTTGCGGGAGCTCCTCCGCCGCGGGGGCGGCTCCCCGTGGGCGCCGGCCGCGGCGCGTGCGGTCGGGAGCTGCCATCGCGCGGTTCTTGCGGGCGAGTTCGGCCTCGATCGCAGCCTTCGCCGCGAGCATGGTGTCGTCTTCCGGGGTACTGGTGGTCTGCCGGTCGAGCCACTCGTTCACCGCGTTCAGCTCGTCCAGGAGCTGGGTCATGCCGTAATTGCGCACGTCCGCAGTGGAGTTGAGCCAGCCCTCGGCAGCCGCCGCCACATGCGGGCCGACCGCCACCGGCGGCTCGGCCCGCTCGGGGCGCTCCGCGGCGCGCGCGG from Streptomyces avermitilis MA-4680 = NBRC 14893 includes the following:
- a CDS encoding transposase; the protein is MRGRGGRPEGYCHRQLLDAIRYLVAGGISWRAMPADFPDCGRVYAFFRRWREHGLIAEFHDRLRGKVREREGRESEPTA
- a CDS encoding polymorphic toxin type 5 domain-containing protein, with product MGAQTFSAAGHRALTEPVAQRALSGRGQEVPTAARTLIERATDLSLGHVRLHTGPAVRTAARAAGVAGFTLGPDIAVATGPGEGAPDRLLRHELMHAAQQTMTRRGGAAGTAPTELRAAAEEQAARAAERPERAEPPVAVGPHVAAAAEGWLNSTADVRNYGMTQLLDELNAVNEWLDRQTTSTPEDDTMLAAKAAIEAELARKNRAMAAPDRTRRGRRPRGAAPAAEELPQQVPMPRVLAERTSTVPADAVEARTEVDRITAWLQRPDLSRQDRALLRQELKELAPHLAADLARASGERRQARLTEAFTPVAEQSSGLVDNLRTIEGIRPSVEQPGMAYVIHRDEMLLFPQELADQVREQTVAALADAARGIRTMNAATDERMRHHLHLNYEEQPYVGFAGSVVGGEEPYEVQDRVRDPWLEAVAALRDFDKARRQGALVAMGEAVLAATAQAEQARAVVNAGVGKAEAAAGDIADALTTVRNLSYTVALAAGAIIAAPLAASAVAGMGATGLTATALTTAGTAGMVGAGGAGLGFVGGAGGEAVSGGSARQVLRAGLEEGQRVGIEGLQTGAGAGAATGFARNLGLHAVRMSRAQTMVRSAVAQGGGNVVGGLTGAALNAPPEGMTRAEAALRGVLPNLGLGALGGFAGGYSQGLSSPAMRRLVGVGLPAAAEGGVEYLRTGDAEHAFTTAARSAAIGSLLHERAGLGAGAERRAFEFGHGVRTRAGNIGRGIAARVRPLALGLSLGLSQVRALRMAGTGGTAPVVELGVPGARSSLQDVPTTQGADVVLAGDFAGPSAEQKAQPGAPSATVAEPTAQPGAPSSAAAEQPSAPGQTASTLGLDAARFAAPEMAKDLATLKNSYLRAIADLDAVRAQARTLGLSERETNAFLRMWGECPTPMTAEEVGQEMGAWSTLRKQSLPSAVSSAEETLPVTLKASVLPHYSSKSAFMEAMRRRLLAQRASGKESLLDFLLDADGQWQKGSFIARSGRPMRGRYALSDPDRQIVQAGHMLSDWYVKAMSRRDHLMLEDADLNWMSGFTEASGSVTSKSAVLIEGYPVDIPTARLWEAHGKLPAGTVSAAPVVEPPAF